The following coding sequences lie in one Lemur catta isolate mLemCat1 chromosome 11, mLemCat1.pri, whole genome shotgun sequence genomic window:
- the TRA2A gene encoding transformer-2 protein homolog alpha: MSDIEENNFEGRESRSQSKSPTGTPARVKSESRSGSRSPSRVSKHSESHSRSRSKSRSRSRRHSHRRYTRSRSHSHSHRRRSRSRSYTPEYRRRRSRSHSPMSNRRRHTGSRANPDPNTCLGVFGLSLYTTERDLREVFSRYGPLSGVNVVYDQRTGRSRGFAFVYFERIDDSKEAMERANGMELDGRRIRVDYSITKRAHTPTPGIYMGRPTHSGGGGGGGGGGGGGGGGRRRDSYYDRGYDRGYDRYEDYDYRYRRRSPSPYYSRYRSRSRSRSYSPRRY; this comes from the exons GAGTCTCGCTCTCAGTCAAAATCTCCAACGGGAACTCCTGCTCGTGTAAAATCGGAGAGCAGGTCAGGATCTCGTAGTCCATCAAGAGTTTCCAAACACTCTGAATCCCATTCTCGATCAAGATCAAAATCCAG GTCAAGGTCAAGGAGGCATTCTCATAGACGTTACACTCGATCCAGATCCCACTCTCACTCTCACAGGAGACGATCTCGAAGTAGGTCATATACACCAGAATACCGGCGACGAAGGAGCCGAAGTCATTCTCCAATGTCTAACCGGAGAAGACATACAGGCAGCAGG GCAAATCCAGATCCCAACACTTGTCTTGGAGTGTTTGGCCTCAGTTTGTATACAACAGAAAGAGATCTTCGTGAAGTATTTTCTCGATATGGACCATTGAGTGGTGTCAATGTAGTTTATGATCAGCGAACTGGGAGATCTCGAGGATTTGCTTTTGTGTATTTTGAGAGAATAGATGATTCCAAGGAg GCTATGGAAAGAGCAAATGGAATGGAGCTGGATGGTAGAAGAATTCGTGTGGATTATTCTATCACCAAGAGAGCACACACACCTACACCAGGCATCTACATGGGCAGACCAACTca tagtggtggcggtggtggtggtggaggtggcgGCGGAGGTGGAGGAGGCGGCAGACGTCGAGATTCCTACTATGATAGAGGATATGATCGTGGGTATGACAGATATGAAGACTATGATTACCGGTACAG AAGAAGATCGCCCTCTCCTTATTATAGTCGTTACAGATCACGATCAAGATCTCGTTCCTATAGTCCAA gACGCTATTGA